Proteins from a genomic interval of Sporolactobacillus sp. Y61:
- a CDS encoding oligosaccharide flippase family protein, protein MKMIHDIRKVFNAHLITLITGTVIGFILPALLPVGQYAEIKTFSLYLSLIGIFHFGFVDGVFLKYGGKKAAEIDKQSLVSEKRFLFWFQLLLTLLLVIAGLKLENNIVLAFALSLLPANMIAFYQFIYQALGEFSLYARIMYVTSFGNLIIPLILIALKVKSSLFYISGMVIIYYIVYLALERFNPFKQHSKIKWDFADYKQCFYSGIFILISNFSMLLFYTMDRWFVKLYFDTKSFAFYSFAISMMTAVNVLIGSLTTTMYPYLARIRDSDKLCRIRDYLLILGTFVSGSIFIFSFIVNHFITEYVHSLNIITILFAGFPAIIIVNVLFINLYKVEKKQKKYLIIVSILLVVSALAIIITVHLFHNYLSVAFVTVLAFYIWFFYSTHDFTNIQHSSGIVLYLFSFLVLYSVTTYYCNDIAGIIIYYPAMAVITYFFIGKRNPWSKMRD, encoded by the coding sequence ATGAAAATGATTCACGATATACGAAAGGTGTTTAATGCTCATTTAATAACATTGATTACGGGTACTGTAATCGGTTTTATCCTGCCAGCTTTACTCCCGGTTGGTCAGTATGCAGAGATTAAAACATTCTCATTGTATCTTTCTCTGATTGGTATTTTTCACTTTGGTTTTGTGGATGGTGTTTTTCTCAAATATGGCGGGAAAAAGGCTGCAGAAATCGATAAGCAGTCATTAGTATCGGAAAAACGTTTTTTATTCTGGTTTCAATTGTTATTGACATTATTATTGGTTATAGCAGGTCTGAAGTTAGAAAATAATATTGTGCTGGCTTTTGCTCTGTCATTACTTCCAGCAAATATGATTGCTTTTTATCAATTCATTTATCAGGCATTGGGAGAATTTTCTCTTTATGCTCGAATTATGTACGTTACCTCTTTCGGTAACCTGATCATCCCACTGATCCTTATCGCTTTGAAAGTGAAATCATCTCTGTTTTATATATCAGGGATGGTTATTATTTATTATATTGTCTATCTTGCCCTGGAGCGATTTAACCCTTTCAAGCAGCATAGCAAAATAAAATGGGATTTTGCCGATTATAAGCAATGTTTCTATTCGGGTATCTTTATTTTAATCAGTAATTTTTCGATGCTCCTTTTTTATACTATGGACCGCTGGTTTGTTAAATTGTATTTTGACACGAAAAGTTTTGCCTTCTATTCTTTTGCCATTTCAATGATGACGGCTGTCAATGTATTGATCGGATCACTGACTACAACGATGTATCCCTATCTGGCAAGAATCAGAGACTCAGACAAATTATGCCGGATCAGAGATTATTTACTGATCCTCGGAACATTTGTAAGTGGCTCTATTTTCATCTTCAGTTTCATTGTCAATCATTTCATTACTGAATATGTTCATTCACTGAACATTATTACCATTCTGTTCGCCGGGTTTCCGGCAATTATCATCGTTAATGTGCTCTTTATCAATTTATATAAGGTAGAAAAGAAACAAAAAAAATATCTGATCATTGTGTCGATCCTGCTTGTGGTCTCAGCTCTTGCAATTATAATCACTGTTCATCTGTTTCACAATTATTTATCTGTTGCTTTTGTAACAGTTCTTGCGTTTTACATTTGGTTTTTTTATTCAACACATGATTTTACAAACATACAACATTCATCTGGGATTGTTTTATATTTATTCAGCTTTCTTGTTTTATATTCGGTTACTACCTATTATTGTAACGACATTGCCGGGATTATTATTTATTACCCGGCAATGGCCGTCATCACGTATTTTTTTATCGGTAAGCGTAACCCCTGGTCAAAGATGCGGGATTGA
- a CDS encoding glycosyltransferase family 2 protein, translated as MSDKVAIILLNWNNYKDTAECLLSLSHLDDQNFSVFLVDNHSNDHSFEQIKADYDHNKYGNIEFFFIQSRKNLGFAGGNNIAVQKAYDLGYPYFWLLNNDTVVLRNSLTYLLKEIKMHPEVGIAGSKIYYYGTNKIWFAGGEINTYTGKTKHRGIGEMDHGQYDEKRMVDYITGCSLFFRRDVVDTIGFMKERYFLYYEEAEWNLRAGNYGWKILYVPQSQIYHKVSASSGGENNQAPYVAFYEIRNAYWMIKDTQRSKIKRTLSFHHKYCKALRKLIQIYLFNQDNKSVRIKYIIKGLLYR; from the coding sequence ATGTCTGATAAAGTAGCTATTATACTGCTCAATTGGAATAATTACAAAGACACGGCAGAATGCCTGTTATCACTGAGTCACCTTGATGATCAGAATTTCTCTGTTTTCTTAGTCGACAACCATTCAAATGATCATTCATTTGAGCAAATTAAAGCAGACTATGATCACAATAAATACGGAAATATTGAATTTTTTTTCATTCAAAGCAGAAAAAATCTGGGCTTTGCCGGAGGAAATAACATTGCTGTTCAGAAAGCATATGACCTGGGGTACCCGTACTTTTGGCTGTTAAACAACGACACGGTTGTTTTAAGAAACAGTCTGACTTATCTTTTAAAAGAAATCAAGATGCATCCGGAAGTCGGGATTGCAGGATCAAAAATCTATTATTACGGGACAAATAAAATATGGTTTGCCGGTGGCGAAATTAATACTTATACAGGAAAAACAAAACACAGGGGCATTGGGGAAATGGATCACGGTCAATATGATGAAAAAAGAATGGTTGATTATATTACAGGATGCAGTCTGTTTTTTCGAAGAGATGTTGTTGATACCATTGGATTCATGAAAGAACGGTATTTTCTGTACTATGAAGAAGCAGAGTGGAATCTGAGAGCGGGAAATTATGGATGGAAGATCCTCTATGTCCCTCAGTCCCAAATCTATCATAAAGTTTCAGCTTCAAGCGGTGGAGAGAACAATCAGGCACCCTATGTCGCGTTTTATGAAATAAGAAATGCTTATTGGATGATTAAGGATACACAGAGAAGCAAGATAAAAAGGACGCTTTCCTTCCATCATAAATACTGCAAAGCTCTAAGAAAGTTAATACAAATATATTTATTTAATCAGGACAATAAGTCTGTGCGGATAAAATACATTATCAAGGGCCTGTTGTACCGTTGA
- a CDS encoding Shedu immune nuclease family protein produces the protein MSSSKYSIQIVNQYLVLSRMYDMFRFPTDYKSTPTILYYFHLLEKDNIDNVFSLQNSFKEINYEQQADLLSDLNDEETLSFVIGKLNGSYYRLVGLNINPEIRIYFANDLQIKPYFLVVQSSRIRPSLWSRITSVTNQKKFYIGGDEETAWNENDFVQMARSFPNRTEIDKYIDSETSKRVQNYVDLKENYPKKLDNYISRKIIYQPMPAAPEIKELDLQTRKSIEKWIQKMDGWLKEDVDEKSWQRFLLQIFPFLFPQYIYFKREIRIPIDSNSKKLIDIPDFFALKNTGSIDLIEIKKPSFQVLRRGQYRGNYVFSNELEGQITQTQKYLYNLTRWGKAGENQLSKKFQQEMRDSNVRVFTRNPKALLVIGRSNKLDEEQIRDFDILRQKQEDIADIITYDDLLKRMKMILLRNFNGYWE, from the coding sequence ATGTCATCTTCAAAATATAGTATACAAATAGTAAATCAATATTTGGTTCTCAGTAGAATGTATGATATGTTCAGATTCCCAACAGATTATAAAAGCACGCCAACGATACTGTATTATTTTCATTTATTAGAAAAAGACAATATTGACAATGTTTTTTCACTTCAGAATAGTTTTAAAGAGATAAATTACGAACAGCAGGCTGATCTCCTAAGTGACTTAAATGACGAGGAGACTCTTTCGTTTGTTATTGGGAAACTTAATGGTAGTTATTATCGATTAGTTGGATTAAATATTAATCCTGAAATAAGAATCTACTTTGCAAATGATTTACAAATCAAGCCTTATTTTCTAGTTGTTCAATCTTCGAGGATTCGACCAAGCCTTTGGTCTAGAATTACTAGTGTAACGAATCAGAAGAAGTTCTACATTGGTGGGGACGAGGAGACCGCTTGGAATGAAAATGATTTTGTTCAAATGGCCAGAAGTTTTCCCAATAGAACAGAAATTGACAAATATATCGACAGTGAAACATCCAAACGAGTACAAAACTACGTTGACTTGAAGGAAAATTACCCTAAAAAATTGGACAATTACATTTCAAGGAAAATCATTTATCAACCGATGCCCGCCGCCCCAGAGATAAAAGAACTTGATTTACAGACACGCAAATCGATTGAAAAATGGATTCAAAAGATGGATGGTTGGTTGAAAGAAGACGTGGATGAAAAATCTTGGCAACGGTTCTTGTTACAGATTTTTCCTTTCCTATTTCCACAATATATATATTTCAAACGAGAAATACGTATTCCAATAGACAGTAATTCTAAAAAACTAATAGATATCCCAGACTTCTTCGCATTGAAAAACACGGGTTCTATAGATCTTATCGAAATTAAAAAACCTTCATTCCAGGTTTTACGCCGTGGACAATACAGGGGAAATTATGTGTTTAGTAATGAACTAGAGGGGCAGATCACCCAAACCCAAAAGTATCTATATAATCTTACTAGATGGGGTAAGGCCGGTGAAAATCAACTGTCAAAAAAATTTCAACAAGAAATGAGAGATTCAAATGTTCGTGTTTTTACTAGGAATCCGAAGGCATTGCTGGTTATTGGGCGATCAAATAAACTGGATGAAGAACAAATCAGAGACTTTGATATATTACGACAAAAACAAGAAGATATAGCCGATATAATTACATATGATGACCTCTTAAAAAGAATGAAAATGATTCTATTACGGAACTTTAACGGTTATTGGGAGTGA